TTGAAGCAGCTCTCCGCAGTCGAGGGATTCTGAAGTTCAGTCGCTTGGTCAGCATCGACGAGGCTCTGACCGTTGCGGAAGGCGAAGTGAATGTTGCGATTGTTTATGCGCCTGGGTCCAGAGGGGGTGCACTGGAGATCTGTCAAGGTCTTATCGCCAAAGACTTTCATTGCCTACTCTTGATTCGAGAGATCGATCCCCAGCTCGTGTTCCAGGCAATCGAGATCGGGGTTCACTCTATTGATCAGTCTTCGCTGCCGCAGGCATACGTCAAAGCGCGGCTCGACTCCATAATTCGCCGACGACAGATGATCGGGCCTCAAGTCGTGACAGCTCTGATGGAAGAGATTCAACGACGCGGGCAGCGGGCATTCCTCACTCGTGGTCTCTCGACGAGGGAAGTGGAAGTCGTCGAGCTGGTTGGTTTAGGTCTCTCGAATGGGGAGATCGGAGCTCGACTCGGTATCACGACCAGTGCAGTCAACCGAATGGTTACCGGAATCCGACACACATTGGAACTGTCCAGCCGAGACGATCTCATTCGGCGTGCACACGAGATGTGGCGGAGCCCTCGCTGAGGCAGGCCCCTTCCGGCCGTAACAACCGCTGATGTTTCAGTCTCTATGCGTCTCGAAACCGCGTTCAGCGAGAGCGTCGAGAACAGCCACGTCGCCGCGGTACGGCTCGTCGTCACGCGGCCAGTGGACGATGATGTCGGAGAAGCCGATGTGGGCTGCGCGGCCGGCCATCTCGTCGAATCGGCCGACTGACTCCAGCACGGACGCCGGTGCGCTCGCCAGATTCAGATAGGTGTCGATCGTTCGCCCGGTGGCGGCCGCGGTGTCGGAGGCGAGTGCGTGGTTGGAAGCGACTGCCGCGAACCAGTCGTCGAGACTGTCGGTCGACGGTCCGGTCGTCAACCAGGCATCGCCAGTCCTGGCCGCGAACCGAACCGACCGTGGCCCGTTACCCGCGAGGATCAGCGGCACGCGGGA
This genomic window from Gordonia sp. PDNC005 contains:
- a CDS encoding LuxR C-terminal-related transcriptional regulator; translation: MVSIDEALTVAEGEVNVAIVYAPGSRGGALEICQGLIAKDFHCLLLIREIDPQLVFQAIEIGVHSIDQSSLPQAYVKARLDSIIRRRQMIGPQVVTALMEEIQRRGQRAFLTRGLSTREVEVVELVGLGLSNGEIGARLGITTSAVNRMVTGIRHTLELSSRDDLIRRAHEMWRSPR